A window of the Burkholderia sp. 9120 genome harbors these coding sequences:
- a CDS encoding tetratricopeptide repeat protein, with protein sequence MNERLLVKLSGVVLACGVMAGCATQGDNVAATPEAFNKQLADADTVAKGGDQDRAILLYQQLSKSDPTREEPWSRIAQIQFTQGHYGQAIVAAQEALQRDQTDRQAKSVLAVAGLRVATQSLGELRQDASLAGDAKSDAQALAKQLRDTLGEATLFPPDPNDKPVVKKKKYVRHVPKGKPAEAAEANNSAAAPAATPAAPAAPAAPAAPAKAAQSGGASDPFSALR encoded by the coding sequence ATGAATGAGCGTCTGTTAGTAAAACTATCTGGGGTTGTGTTGGCATGCGGCGTGATGGCCGGTTGCGCGACACAGGGCGACAACGTGGCGGCCACACCCGAGGCTTTTAATAAGCAACTCGCGGACGCCGATACGGTCGCGAAGGGTGGCGATCAGGATCGCGCCATCCTGCTTTATCAGCAATTGTCCAAATCCGATCCGACGCGTGAAGAACCGTGGTCGCGCATTGCGCAGATCCAGTTCACGCAAGGTCATTACGGTCAGGCGATCGTCGCCGCGCAGGAAGCGCTCCAGCGCGACCAGACCGACCGTCAGGCGAAGAGCGTGCTGGCGGTGGCCGGCTTGCGCGTCGCCACGCAATCGCTCGGCGAATTGCGTCAGGACGCGTCGCTCGCGGGCGACGCGAAGTCCGACGCGCAGGCGCTCGCCAAGCAACTGCGCGACACGCTCGGCGAGGCCACGCTGTTCCCGCCCGATCCGAACGACAAGCCGGTCGTGAAGAAGAAAAAGTACGTTCGCCATGTGCCGAAGGGCAAGCCGGCGGAAGCGGCCGAAGCGAACAACAGCGCCGCGGCTCCGGCCGCCACGCCGGCGGCGCCTGCCGCTCCGGCAGCGCCGGCAGCACCCGCCAAAGCCGCACAAAGCGGCGGCGCGTCCGA
- the tssJ gene encoding type VI secretion system lipoprotein TssJ, which produces MNSGFVRHASLLIASAAACALLGGCAAAVPVLGAAANAVLQASGLGKPELPDAQKPPRNVGLTLYAAPNLNAATDNRPLALVVRLYVLKDPTSFQQAPFDAFTDPSKEKTTLGGDLLGVREVTLIPGQRYTVTEKVSREAQAFGIVALFRDPAMQRWKFAFDPAKSEKSGIMIGLHNCAMTVTNGTVIPPEQGLPAQPLNMLSSVSCG; this is translated from the coding sequence ATGAATTCGGGTTTTGTTCGCCATGCATCGTTATTGATTGCGAGCGCCGCCGCCTGCGCGCTTCTGGGCGGTTGCGCGGCCGCTGTGCCGGTGCTGGGCGCGGCCGCCAACGCGGTGCTGCAGGCCAGCGGCCTCGGCAAGCCGGAACTGCCTGACGCGCAGAAGCCGCCGCGCAATGTCGGCCTGACCTTATACGCCGCGCCGAATCTGAATGCCGCGACCGACAACCGGCCATTGGCGCTGGTCGTGCGGCTTTATGTGCTGAAAGACCCCACCTCATTCCAGCAGGCGCCATTTGACGCATTTACCGATCCGAGTAAGGAAAAGACTACGCTCGGCGGCGATTTGCTGGGCGTGCGTGAAGTAACACTGATCCCGGGGCAGCGCTACACCGTTACCGAAAAAGTCTCGCGTGAAGCGCAGGCATTCGGTATCGTCGCTCTATTCCGCGATCCGGCCATGCAACGCTGGAAATTCGCCTTCGACCCGGCGAAGTCGGAGAAATCCGGCATAATGATCGGCCTGCATAACTGTGCAATGACCGTGACCAACGGCACCGTGATCCCGCCGGAACAGGGATTGCCCGCGCAGCCGCTGAATATGCTTTCTTCGGTGAGTTGCGGATAA